The Chloroflexota bacterium region TGGACAACGCGGAGTACGACGAGGCGAAGCGCGACCAGGCGACGGTCGAGGGGCGCATCTTCGACCTGGAGACGACGCTGAACAACGCGGAGGTCATCCCCGGGCACGATACGCCGTCGGAGACGGTGACGGTGGGCTCGACGGTGGTGATACGGAACCCGGCAGGGAAGTCGGTGGAGTACACGATCGTCGGGAGCATGGAGGCGGACCCGGCGCACGGGCGGATCTCGAACGAATCGCCGGTGGGGCGCGCGATGCTGGGCAAGCGCGTTGGCGAGGATATCGACGTGCACGCGCCGAGCGGCGAGCAGGTGTTTACTGTTGTAGAGATCCGGTAGTCCCGCTCGCTTCTTAGCACCCTCTTTCAACTTGCAGTACCCTTGTGCGCTACAATTGTCGTGGTGCGCCCTGCAAGCGGGGGACTCCCCCATCCCGGCCCCGTATCGAGTACGGGGCAGGCTCTTCCCCCTGAGGGGGAAGGGGTTTGTGGTAGGGGCGGGAATGACGGATAGGACTGCATTTCGTGACTGAACGCGACGAGTATTTTCAGATACGGGCCGAGAAGGTTGAGCGGCTGCGCGAGCAGGGGATCGACCCGTTTCCGGCCCGGTATGGGCGGACGCATACGATTGCGGCGGCTCGGGCGTTGCTGGCGCGATGGTCGGAGCGGGGGCGGCCGGCACGGGAGCGCTCGGTGAGCGTGACTGGGCGGGTGACGGGCGTGCGCAACATGGGACGCGTCGCGTTCCTGGACCTTCGCGACGGGACGGGGTCGATGCAGGCGCAGTTCCGGCGCGACGTCATGGGCGGGGACTTCGAGCTGCTGAAATCGCTGGACCTTGGGGACTTTCTCGGCGTGCGGGGGCGGCTGATCCACACGCGGACGGGGGAGCCGACGGTGGAGGCGCGGTCGGCGACGATGCTGGGGAAGGCGCTGCGGCCGCCGCCGGATAAACGGCACGGGCTGCAGGACGTGCAGCAGCGGCTCCGGCAGCGGGAGGCGGACCTGATCGCCAACGACGAGGTGCGGGAGCGGTTCGTGCTGCGGAGCAAGCTGGTGGCGGCGATCCGGCGGTTCATGGACGGGCGCGACTACCTGGAGGTGGAGACGCCCATCCTGCTGAACGTGGCGGCGGGGGCGAACGCGCGGCCGTTTGTGACGCAGCACAACGCGCTGAGCCGGACGCTGTACCTGCGCATCGCGACGGAGCTGCATTTGAAGCGGTGCATCATCGGCGGGCTGGACCGGGTGTACGAGATCGGGCGGATCTTCCGCAACGAGGGGCTGGACGCGACGCACAACCCGGAGTTCACGTCGATGGAGAGCTACGAGGCGTACGCGGACTACAACGACATCATGTCGCTGGTGGAGACGCTGGTGTCGAGCGTGGCGACGGAGCTGCTGGGGACGACGAAGCTGGAGTACGGCGGCGAGGTAATCGACGTGAAGGCGCCTTGGCGGCGGCTGGACCTGCGGGAGGCGATCCTCGAGCACTCTGGCATCGACATCGACGTGGACTTGAACTCGTCAATGCTGGCGGAGCGGATGCGTGAAATAGGTGTCGTCGTGACGCAGGAGGACAGCTGGGGCAGACTCGTCGACAAGCTGCTAAGCGACAAGGTCGAGCCGCACCTCGTACAGCCCACATTCCTCGTCGACTACCCGGCAGAGATGACGCCGCTGGCCAAGAGCCACCCAACCAGAGAATTCTACGTGGAACGCTTCGAAGGGTACGTTGCTGGAAT contains the following coding sequences:
- the lysS gene encoding lysine--tRNA ligase, with translation MTERDEYFQIRAEKVERLREQGIDPFPARYGRTHTIAAARALLARWSERGRPARERSVSVTGRVTGVRNMGRVAFLDLRDGTGSMQAQFRRDVMGGDFELLKSLDLGDFLGVRGRLIHTRTGEPTVEARSATMLGKALRPPPDKRHGLQDVQQRLRQREADLIANDEVRERFVLRSKLVAAIRRFMDGRDYLEVETPILLNVAAGANARPFVTQHNALSRTLYLRIATELHLKRCIIGGLDRVYEIGRIFRNEGLDATHNPEFTSMESYEAYADYNDIMSLVETLVSSVATELLGTTKLEYGGEVIDVKAPWRRLDLREAILEHSGIDIDVDLNSSMLAERMREIGVVVTQEDSWGRLVDKLLSDKVEPHLVQPTFLVDYPAEMTPLAKSHPTREFYVERFEGYVAGMEVCNAFTELNDPIEQRERFEMQEALRLDYMGEDFDRLDEEFLTAIEYGMPPTGGLGVGIDRLAMLFSGQSTVREVVLFPHLSLSQDEVFRAVDKALDEVEEGLVEYMNALVDYAGHDVAATAEWDIDDLVQQMRSALPDEISARITDGELRSRAEVHVRNWRI
- the greA gene encoding transcription elongation factor GreA codes for the protein MASEKSYLTPEGFEKLSKELDQLKTTRRREVAEELKRASEVGGTVDNAEYDEAKRDQATVEGRIFDLETTLNNAEVIPGHDTPSETVTVGSTVVIRNPAGKSVEYTIVGSMEADPAHGRISNESPVGRAMLGKRVGEDIDVHAPSGEQVFTVVEIR